A genomic region of Prosthecobacter algae contains the following coding sequences:
- the proB gene encoding glutamate 5-kinase, with amino-acid sequence MSTTAPQRIVLKFGTGILTKLHAPEPDPVQLRKLVEAVALLKQAGHSVVVVSSGAVASGLKPMDLTERPTDMTTLQALAAVGQTHLMHAYENLLRDHDLHVAQLLVTHEDLENYDRARRVKTTLERLLEFPQVVPVINENDSVAIEELRFGDNDKLSSRVARLWGADLLLLLTSAPGLLRDMNKPEEGPIPIVEDVDVVIHHAQEEKTKLGTGGMISKLRAVQDAVNGGVQCIIASGRHAEQLPAVVAGGGVCTRFLAKAKA; translated from the coding sequence ATGTCCACGACGGCTCCCCAGCGCATTGTACTCAAATTCGGCACCGGCATTTTGACCAAACTGCACGCTCCGGAGCCTGACCCCGTCCAGTTACGCAAGCTGGTCGAGGCTGTGGCGCTGCTGAAGCAGGCCGGTCACAGCGTGGTGGTGGTGAGCAGCGGGGCCGTGGCCTCCGGCCTGAAACCCATGGACCTGACCGAGCGGCCTACGGACATGACTACCCTGCAAGCCCTGGCCGCCGTGGGGCAGACCCACCTCATGCACGCTTATGAAAACCTGCTGCGCGACCATGACCTGCACGTGGCCCAGCTACTGGTGACACATGAAGACCTGGAAAACTACGACCGCGCCCGCCGGGTTAAAACCACGCTGGAGCGCCTGCTGGAGTTCCCCCAGGTCGTCCCCGTGATCAATGAAAACGACAGCGTGGCCATCGAGGAACTGCGCTTTGGCGACAATGACAAGCTCTCCTCCCGTGTGGCCCGTCTGTGGGGTGCGGATCTTTTGCTCCTCCTCACCAGTGCTCCGGGCCTTCTGCGGGACATGAACAAACCGGAGGAAGGCCCCATCCCCATCGTGGAAGATGTGGATGTGGTGATCCATCACGCCCAGGAGGAGAAAACCAAGCTGGGCACCGGCGGCATGATCTCCAAGTTGCGTGCGGTGCAGGACGCTGTGAATGGCGGAGTGCAGTGCATCATCGCCAGCGGCCGCCATGCGGAGCAACTGCCCGCCGTTGTGGCAGGAGGCGGGGTGTGTACTCGGTTTTTAGCGAAGGCCAAGGCCTGA
- the thiS gene encoding sulfur carrier protein ThiS produces MTITLNGQKRELPQAQPLSELLDTLGLTGKPVVVEQNQMALLPKEILTAQVNDGDLIEIVQITAGG; encoded by the coding sequence ATGACTATCACCCTCAACGGACAAAAGCGTGAACTCCCTCAGGCCCAGCCATTGTCCGAGCTTCTCGATACCCTCGGCCTCACCGGCAAACCTGTGGTGGTGGAGCAAAACCAGATGGCCCTGCTGCCCAAAGAGATTTTGACAGCCCAGGTGAATGACGGCGACCTCATTGAGATTGTCCAAATCACGGCTGGTGGTTAG
- a CDS encoding arylsulfatase has translation MRVLLSVLLTSLGLLTAPAAEKPNVIFILADDLGYSDLGCYGGDIATPNLDSLAKNGLQFTQFYNTARCWPTRGALMSGYYAQQIHRDELPGLGGGGRGVRPTWARLLPDFLKPAGYRSYHSGKWHIDGLVLEAGFDRSLDMKNQGNFFSSAGNAIDDQPVTVPADEKGYYATVATADHAISCLKEHASKHADKPFFHYIPFIAPHFPLHALPEDIAIYRDKYLKGWEAMREARYQKQKTLGIVNTELSALEKEVGPPYDFPDAFKTLGSGEINRPLPWDALTDEQRRFQATKMAIHAAMVDRMDREIGRILQQLKDMGKYENTIIFFASDNGASAEIMVRNGGHDPKAEPGSAATYLCLGPGFSSACNTPFRRHKTWVHEGGISTPLIAHWPQGIPARGELRTSPAHVVDIVPTILEITGVEKPKAWQGETIPEAPGKSLVPAFAKDAAIARESLWWLHEGNRAVRVGDWKLVAAKGDAWELYDLKTDRAEAHNLAGQMPEKVKELEAVWQKQTDAFSALAKKTVHLQPKPQAKGKGKGKGKKK, from the coding sequence TCTGGGCTACTCAGACCTCGGCTGTTATGGGGGCGACATTGCCACGCCGAATCTGGACTCCCTGGCAAAGAACGGCCTGCAGTTTACCCAGTTCTACAACACCGCCCGCTGCTGGCCCACCCGTGGGGCGCTGATGAGCGGTTATTATGCGCAGCAGATTCATCGGGATGAGCTGCCAGGGCTGGGCGGTGGTGGGCGCGGGGTGCGGCCTACCTGGGCGCGGCTGCTGCCAGACTTCCTGAAGCCAGCGGGCTATCGCAGCTATCACAGCGGCAAATGGCACATTGACGGCCTCGTCCTTGAGGCCGGCTTTGACCGTTCCCTGGACATGAAAAACCAGGGCAACTTTTTCAGCTCGGCGGGCAATGCGATTGATGACCAGCCCGTCACTGTGCCAGCGGATGAAAAAGGCTACTACGCCACTGTGGCTACGGCAGATCATGCCATCAGTTGCCTGAAGGAGCACGCCTCTAAACACGCAGACAAACCTTTTTTCCATTACATCCCCTTCATCGCCCCGCACTTTCCTTTGCATGCACTTCCCGAGGACATCGCGATTTATCGGGACAAGTATCTGAAAGGCTGGGAAGCCATGCGGGAGGCCCGTTACCAGAAGCAAAAGACCCTGGGCATCGTCAACACAGAGCTATCGGCTTTGGAAAAAGAGGTCGGGCCGCCCTATGACTTCCCCGATGCCTTTAAAACGCTCGGCTCAGGCGAGATCAACCGCCCGCTGCCGTGGGATGCCCTGACGGATGAGCAGCGCCGTTTTCAGGCCACCAAAATGGCTATTCATGCCGCTATGGTGGACCGCATGGACCGTGAGATCGGCCGCATTCTCCAGCAGCTTAAAGACATGGGGAAGTATGAAAACACCATCATTTTCTTTGCCTCAGACAATGGGGCCAGTGCCGAGATCATGGTGCGAAATGGCGGGCATGATCCCAAGGCCGAGCCCGGAAGTGCGGCCACTTACCTTTGCCTGGGGCCTGGCTTTTCCAGTGCCTGCAATACCCCCTTTCGCCGCCACAAGACCTGGGTGCATGAAGGCGGCATCAGCACCCCTTTGATTGCGCATTGGCCCCAAGGCATCCCGGCGCGGGGTGAACTGCGCACGTCCCCAGCCCACGTGGTGGACATCGTGCCGACCATCCTGGAAATCACCGGGGTGGAAAAACCAAAAGCGTGGCAGGGGGAAACCATCCCTGAAGCACCCGGAAAGAGCCTGGTGCCTGCCTTTGCCAAAGATGCGGCCATTGCCCGCGAATCCCTCTGGTGGCTGCATGAAGGCAACCGCGCTGTGCGGGTGGGGGACTGGAAGCTGGTGGCGGCGAAAGGCGATGCCTGGGAGCTTTACGACTTGAAGACAGACCGTGCGGAGGCGCATAACCTCGCTGGTCAAATGCCGGAAAAGGTGAAGGAATTGGAAGCCGTGTGGCAAAAGCAGACCGATGCATTTTCCGCCCTGGCGAAAAAGACCGTTCATCTCCAGCCCAAACCTCAGGCGAAAGGCAAAGGAAAGGGTAAAGGCAAGAAGAAGTGA
- the thiH gene encoding 2-iminoacetate synthase ThiH — MLTSFTPVLDALPARKSPLMEKFWTLLETKSPSQLEAMARESRAITRRNFGRTMRMFAPLYVSNECVNNCSYCGFSRDNTSIMRVTLTVDQVVKEARHLTEQGFRNILLVAGEHPRFVSDGYLEECIRAIRDFVPTIGIEVGPMEAPEYERMVKAGCEGLVVYHETYDRPLYTEMHTAGPKKDFEWRLACPERGYEGGFRRIGIGALFGLSDWRLEALRLAAHLEHLYKHCWKSSFTVAFPRLRPAAGGFQPKTGFPDWALVQTLCAFRLTFPEVGVVLSTREPAHLRDALAPLGVTTMSAGSHTEPGGYTGAGKDDLHHTVRGKRVDLDGKTENAKAEGQFGIADMRSPAEVAEMLKMQGLDAVWKDWDAAILTEGALAA; from the coding sequence ATGCTGACTTCCTTCACCCCCGTTCTCGATGCTCTCCCCGCGCGCAAGTCGCCCCTGATGGAGAAATTCTGGACCTTGCTGGAAACCAAATCGCCCAGCCAGCTCGAGGCCATGGCCCGGGAATCCCGCGCCATCACCCGGCGGAATTTCGGCCGGACGATGCGCATGTTTGCTCCCCTGTATGTCTCTAACGAGTGCGTGAACAACTGCTCTTACTGCGGTTTTTCCCGGGACAATACCAGCATCATGCGAGTGACGCTGACGGTGGATCAGGTGGTCAAAGAAGCCCGCCACCTCACGGAGCAAGGATTTCGAAACATCTTGTTAGTCGCGGGCGAACATCCGCGTTTTGTCAGCGACGGTTATCTGGAGGAATGCATCCGCGCCATCCGCGACTTTGTTCCCACCATTGGCATTGAGGTCGGCCCCATGGAGGCCCCGGAATACGAGCGCATGGTGAAAGCAGGCTGCGAAGGCCTGGTGGTTTATCACGAGACTTACGACCGCCCTCTTTATACGGAGATGCACACCGCCGGGCCCAAAAAGGACTTCGAGTGGCGGCTGGCCTGCCCCGAGCGTGGATATGAAGGGGGCTTCCGCCGCATCGGCATCGGGGCACTGTTTGGCCTCAGTGACTGGCGCCTGGAGGCCCTGCGTCTGGCCGCCCACCTGGAGCATCTTTACAAGCACTGCTGGAAGTCCAGCTTCACCGTTGCCTTCCCTCGCCTGCGCCCCGCCGCAGGTGGATTCCAGCCCAAAACCGGATTTCCAGACTGGGCCCTGGTGCAGACCCTGTGCGCCTTCCGCCTCACCTTCCCAGAAGTGGGGGTGGTCCTGAGCACCCGCGAACCTGCCCACCTGCGTGATGCCCTGGCGCCCCTGGGAGTCACCACCATGAGTGCCGGCAGCCATACCGAACCTGGCGGCTACACGGGCGCTGGCAAGGATGACCTGCACCACACGGTGCGCGGCAAGCGGGTGGACCTGGATGGCAAAACTGAAAACGCCAAGGCTGAGGGCCAGTTTGGCATCGCCGACATGCGCTCCCCTGCCGAAGTGGCGGAGATGCTGAAAATGCAGGGCCTGGACGCCGTCTGGAAGGACTGGGACGCAGCCATCCTCACGGAAGGGGCTCTCGCTGCCTAA